A part of Flavobacteriaceae bacterium GSB9 genomic DNA contains:
- a CDS encoding pyridoxal-phosphate dependent enzyme: MEFQLQNSINQRVALPKSMDVELFLKREDRIHPFVSGNKYRKLKYNLSEVKKQGFTTLLTFGGAFSNHIAAVASAGNSIGFKTIGIIRGEELKSKINVNPTLGFAKQKGMQLEFVSREFYREKHSTRFLNILRERFGDFYLIPEGGTNNLAVKGCEEILTEDDKQFDFICCSVGTGGTISGLINCSKVRQQVLGFPALKGDFLQQDISKFANKNNWELITNYHFGGYAKINEELVTFINRFKNNFSIPLDPVYTGKMMYGIFNMIEKKYFPEGSKILAIHTGGLQGVEGMNAYLKKKKLPIII; this comes from the coding sequence ATGGAATTTCAACTTCAAAATAGCATAAACCAACGCGTAGCATTGCCTAAAAGTATGGACGTTGAATTGTTTTTGAAACGCGAAGACCGCATCCATCCTTTTGTTTCTGGTAACAAATACCGTAAATTAAAGTACAACTTATCTGAAGTAAAAAAACAGGGATTTACTACACTGTTAACCTTTGGTGGCGCATTTTCAAACCATATAGCTGCAGTAGCTTCGGCAGGAAATAGCATTGGTTTTAAAACCATTGGTATTATTCGTGGCGAAGAGTTGAAAAGTAAAATAAACGTCAACCCAACCTTGGGCTTTGCAAAACAAAAAGGCATGCAACTCGAGTTTGTGTCGCGCGAGTTTTACAGAGAAAAACACTCTACAAGGTTTCTGAACATTCTAAGGGAAAGGTTTGGCGATTTTTATTTGATTCCAGAGGGGGGAACTAATAATTTGGCTGTTAAAGGTTGTGAGGAAATTTTAACGGAAGATGATAAGCAGTTCGACTTTATTTGTTGTTCGGTTGGAACGGGAGGTACCATTTCGGGGCTTATCAATTGTTCAAAAGTCCGTCAACAAGTTTTAGGTTTTCCAGCTCTAAAAGGTGACTTTTTACAGCAAGATATTAGTAAATTTGCAAACAAGAACAATTGGGAACTCATTACCAATTACCATTTTGGAGGCTACGCCAAAATAAATGAAGAATTGGTGACGTTTATCAATAGGTTTAAAAATAATTTTTCTATACCGCTAGACCCCGTTTATACGGGAAAAATGATGTATGGTATTTTCAATATGATTGAGAAAAAATATTTTCCTGAAGGATCCAAAATCTTGGCAATTCATACCGGTGGTTTGCAAGGGGTTGAAGGTATGAATGCGTACTTGAAAAAGAAAAAACTACCAATAATTATTTGA
- a CDS encoding DUF5522 domain-containing protein, with translation MKKIIPIEEGDYYLTPEGYRCFTEQYHLKRGYCCESGCRHCPYGYSLKTNTIKN, from the coding sequence ATGAAAAAAATTATCCCTATTGAAGAAGGCGATTATTATTTAACGCCCGAAGGTTACCGCTGTTTTACCGAGCAATATCACTTAAAAAGAGGCTATTGTTGCGAAAGCGGATGCAGACACTGCCCTTATGGTTATAGCTTAAAGACGAATACCATAAAAAACTAG
- a CDS encoding glucosaminidase domain-containing protein, with amino-acid sequence MKKIIIMLCIGGVIFSCKSKKAIVTRKTNETTRQIDKTEESKTVIPVEAPKTYANSTERYIDTYKEVAQSEMKLYGIPASITLAQGILESASGTGRLTVEANNHFGIKCHEWTGAKIYHDDDRRQECFRKYKDAKYSFRDHSLFLTERKRYSKLFTLKKEDYKGWARGLRAAGYATDRRYPEKLISLIERYNLYEYDKAIMGDSYKVYKPELTQNKQTTYTVSKGDTLYSISKRYNTTVEELQNLNGLSGTTLSIGQILLVKPTSKN; translated from the coding sequence ATGAAAAAAATAATCATAATGCTTTGTATTGGGGGCGTAATTTTTAGTTGTAAGTCTAAAAAAGCGATCGTAACCAGAAAAACAAACGAAACTACAAGGCAAATTGACAAGACTGAAGAAAGTAAAACCGTTATCCCGGTAGAGGCGCCTAAAACGTATGCTAACAGCACCGAAAGGTATATCGATACATATAAAGAGGTTGCACAAAGTGAAATGAAACTGTATGGTATTCCAGCAAGTATCACTCTAGCTCAGGGTATATTGGAATCGGCTTCGGGTACAGGGCGATTGACTGTTGAGGCGAATAACCATTTTGGAATTAAATGCCACGAATGGACGGGAGCTAAAATTTATCACGATGACGATAGGCGACAAGAGTGTTTCAGGAAATATAAAGATGCTAAATACTCGTTTCGTGATCATTCGTTATTTCTAACAGAGCGTAAGCGTTATTCCAAGCTTTTTACTCTTAAAAAAGAAGATTACAAAGGGTGGGCCAGAGGATTGAGGGCTGCAGGGTATGCAACTGACAGAAGGTACCCTGAAAAACTGATTAGTTTAATAGAGCGCTATAATTTATATGAATACGACAAAGCCATCATGGGAGATTCTTACAAAGTGTACAAACCAGAATTGACCCAAAACAAACAAACTACATATACCGTTTCAAAAGGCGATACCCTGTATTCTATTTCCAAAAGATATAATACAACAGTTGAAGAACTTCAAAATTTGAATGGTTTAAGCGGAACGACTTTAAGTATCGGACAAATTTTGTTGGTGAAACCCACATCAAAAAACTAA
- a CDS encoding DUF4890 domain-containing protein, which yields MKKLIIIAIAFVLAQGTAFAQQAPKPGGKDKMHLMHTLTPEESATLKTKRMTLNLDLNKVQQDQIYKINLENATKRKEMQETWKARKENGTSERPTKEKRLKMMNARLDHQIAMKAKMKKILNEEQYAKWEKSLAKRSMKKKQKKMAMKKKVYKK from the coding sequence ATGAAAAAACTGATAATCATTGCAATAGCCTTTGTTTTGGCACAAGGCACTGCATTTGCACAACAGGCTCCTAAACCCGGTGGAAAAGACAAAATGCACTTAATGCATACTTTAACGCCCGAGGAATCTGCCACACTGAAAACAAAGCGTATGACCTTGAATTTAGACTTAAACAAGGTGCAACAAGACCAGATTTATAAAATAAACCTAGAAAATGCTACCAAGCGAAAGGAAATGCAAGAAACTTGGAAAGCTAGAAAAGAAAATGGGACATCTGAAAGACCAACAAAAGAAAAGCGTTTGAAAATGATGAATGCCAGATTAGATCATCAAATTGCGATGAAAGCCAAAATGAAGAAGATTTTAAACGAGGAGCAATACGCAAAATGGGAAAAATCACTAGCCAAAAGGTCCATGAAAAAGAAACAGAAAAAAATGGCTATGAAAAAGAAAGTTTACAAAAAATAA
- the hemL gene encoding glutamate-1-semialdehyde 2,1-aminomutase has product MIYKRSSALFADAEKVIPGGVNSPVRAFKGVGGTPIFVKEAKGAYLYDEDGNRLIDYINSWGPMILGHAYKPVVDAVVEKARKGTSFGTPTEIETKIAELAVSMVPNIDKIRFVNSGTEACMSAVRLARGFTGKDKIIKFAGCYHGHSDSFLIQAGSGASTFGTPNSPGVTQGTAKDTLLAKYNDIDNVRELIEANQGEIACVIIEPVAGNMGCIPPRSGFLENLRKLCGANNILLIFDEVMTGFRLAKGGAQEFLKVDADIVCFGKVIGGGLPVGAFASRNEIMNHLAPLGPVYQAGTLSGNPLAMAAGLAMLTTLNNDNEIFNRLAEKTEYLHRGIAKVLGDNNIAHTINRTGSMISVHFDKDEVVDFDTAAKGNNATFKKFFHGMLKAGVYIAPSAFETWFITDALTFEDLDFTINAVNEVAKSL; this is encoded by the coding sequence ATGATTTATAAACGAAGCAGCGCATTGTTCGCTGATGCAGAAAAAGTAATTCCTGGCGGTGTAAATTCTCCTGTTCGCGCTTTTAAAGGCGTTGGCGGCACCCCTATTTTTGTGAAAGAAGCCAAAGGCGCTTATTTGTACGACGAAGATGGCAATAGGCTTATAGACTACATCAATTCCTGGGGTCCCATGATTTTAGGGCATGCCTACAAACCCGTTGTTGATGCTGTTGTTGAAAAAGCCAGAAAAGGGACATCGTTTGGAACACCAACAGAAATTGAAACTAAAATTGCAGAACTGGCGGTTTCGATGGTGCCTAATATAGATAAAATACGTTTTGTGAATTCGGGTACAGAAGCCTGTATGAGTGCTGTGCGCTTAGCTCGCGGTTTTACGGGAAAAGATAAAATTATAAAATTCGCAGGGTGTTACCATGGACATTCCGATTCGTTTTTAATACAGGCGGGCAGTGGCGCTAGTACATTTGGTACGCCTAATAGTCCTGGGGTAACACAGGGTACAGCAAAAGACACCTTGTTGGCCAAGTACAACGATATTGACAATGTAAGAGAATTAATTGAAGCTAACCAAGGCGAAATAGCTTGCGTTATTATTGAGCCGGTTGCAGGTAATATGGGATGTATTCCGCCAAGATCCGGTTTTTTGGAGAACTTAAGAAAGTTATGCGGCGCGAATAATATTTTGCTAATTTTTGATGAGGTTATGACAGGGTTCCGTTTGGCTAAAGGAGGGGCACAAGAGTTTTTAAAAGTAGATGCCGACATCGTTTGTTTCGGAAAAGTAATTGGTGGCGGTTTGCCTGTTGGTGCTTTTGCATCGAGAAACGAAATTATGAATCATTTAGCACCGTTGGGGCCTGTTTATCAAGCGGGGACCCTAAGTGGTAATCCGTTGGCCATGGCGGCAGGTTTAGCAATGCTAACAACCCTTAATAACGATAACGAAATCTTTAATCGGTTGGCCGAAAAAACGGAATACCTCCACCGGGGTATTGCCAAGGTTTTAGGTGATAACAATATAGCGCACACCATTAACCGAACGGGGTCCATGATATCCGTACATTTTGATAAAGATGAGGTTGTGGATTTTGACACTGCGGCAAAAGGGAACAATGCTACTTTTAAAAAGTTTTTTCATGGGATGCTTAAAGCAGGTGTTTATATTGCGCCAAGTGCCTTTGAAACTTGGTTTATAACCGATGCGCTAACGTTTGAAGATTTAGATTTCACGATTAACGCTGTAAATGAGGTTGCAAAAAGTTTATAA